Proteins encoded within one genomic window of Bombina bombina isolate aBomBom1 chromosome 1, aBomBom1.pri, whole genome shotgun sequence:
- the LOC128643875 gene encoding guanine nucleotide-binding protein G(i) subunit alpha-1-like isoform X2, protein MSCRQSSKNRSRSKKIDQYLQQEKKRLRREVKVLLLGTRESGKSTIMKQMKIIYEGDYSEEERRQYRAAVYSDTIQYITDIVSAMESLGIGFGDVARADDARQLAVFARGAEKGVMSEELAGVIKRLWEDVGVQTCFSHSPQYKHNNSASYFLNDLDRICQSDYIPTQKDVLCTRDKTTCFTEVNIPYMDINITLVDPGQHRTNFKKWIHCFSEVISIIFCVDINDYEQLLDKNHEKTKLLDSILVATNTPVIIFFNKKDQFKHSGSITYDHIHKQVLHEELNNPKYLIFGFFSCAQDTQNMRNINFLFTRDTKYCTGANRKPRD, encoded by the exons ATGAGCTGTAGACAGAGTTCCAAAAACAGATCCAGAAGTAAAAAGATTGATCAATATCTGCAGCAAGAAAAAAAGAGACTTCGGAGAGAAGTGAAAGTGTTGCTGCTTGGTACCAGGGAGTCTGGGAAAAGCACTATCATGAAGCAGATGAAGATTATCTATGAGGGGGACTACTCAGAGGAGGAACGCAGACAGTACAGAGCAGCTGTATACAGTGACACCATACAGTATATCACTGATATTGTAAGTGCCATGGAGAGCCTGGGCATTGGTTTTGGAGATGTGGCCAGAGCTGATGATGCCAGGCAGCTGGCAGTGTTTGCCAGAGGTGCAGAGAAAGGGGTAATGTCTGAGGAGCTGGCTGGTGTTATAAAGAGACTGTGGGAAGATGTGGGGGTGCAGACTTGCTTTAGTCACTCTCCTCAATACAAACACAATAATTCTGCCTCGTATTTTCTTAATGATCTGGACAGGATCTGTCAATCAGATTATATCCCTACCCAGAAGGATGTGCTATGTACCAGAGACAAAACCACATGCTTCACGGAAGTAAATATCCCGTACATGGACATAAATATTACACTTGTAGACCCAGGACAGCACAGAACAAATTTTAAGAAATGGATTCATTgcttcagtgaagttatttctatcatTTTCTGTGTGGACATTAATGACTATGAACAACTGCTAGATAAGAATCATGAGAAAACAAAATTGTTGGACAGCATCTTGGTTGCCACAAACACTCCAgttataatttttttcaataagAAGGATCAATTTAAGCACTCAGGCTCTATTACATATGACCATATTCACAAGCAGGTTTTGCACGAGGAACTGAATAATCCCAAATATTTGATCTTCGGGTTTTTTTCATGTGCCCAAGACACTCAAAACATGAGGAAT ATAAACTTTCTGTTCACGAGAGACACAAAGTACTGTACTGGAGCCAATCGGAAGCCAAGGGATTAA
- the LOC128643875 gene encoding guanine nucleotide-binding protein G(i) subunit alpha-1-like isoform X1: MSCRQSSKNRSRSKKIDQYLQQEKKRLRREVKVLLLGTRESGKSTIMKQMKIIYEGDYSEEERRQYRAAVYSDTIQYITDIVSAMESLGIGFGDVARADDARQLAVFARGAEKGVMSEELAGVIKRLWEDVGVQTCFSHSPQYKHNNSASYFLNDLDRICQSDYIPTQKDVLCTRDKTTCFTEVNIPYMDINITLVDPGQHRTNFKKWIHCFSEVISIIFCVDINDYEQLLDKNHEKTKLLDSILVATNTPVIIFFNKKDQFKHSGSITYDHIHKQVLHEELNNPKYLIFGFFSCAQDTQNMRNVSKSLWSVIFSPFVINFLFTRDTKYCTGANRKPRD, from the exons ATGAGCTGTAGACAGAGTTCCAAAAACAGATCCAGAAGTAAAAAGATTGATCAATATCTGCAGCAAGAAAAAAAGAGACTTCGGAGAGAAGTGAAAGTGTTGCTGCTTGGTACCAGGGAGTCTGGGAAAAGCACTATCATGAAGCAGATGAAGATTATCTATGAGGGGGACTACTCAGAGGAGGAACGCAGACAGTACAGAGCAGCTGTATACAGTGACACCATACAGTATATCACTGATATTGTAAGTGCCATGGAGAGCCTGGGCATTGGTTTTGGAGATGTGGCCAGAGCTGATGATGCCAGGCAGCTGGCAGTGTTTGCCAGAGGTGCAGAGAAAGGGGTAATGTCTGAGGAGCTGGCTGGTGTTATAAAGAGACTGTGGGAAGATGTGGGGGTGCAGACTTGCTTTAGTCACTCTCCTCAATACAAACACAATAATTCTGCCTCGTATTTTCTTAATGATCTGGACAGGATCTGTCAATCAGATTATATCCCTACCCAGAAGGATGTGCTATGTACCAGAGACAAAACCACATGCTTCACGGAAGTAAATATCCCGTACATGGACATAAATATTACACTTGTAGACCCAGGACAGCACAGAACAAATTTTAAGAAATGGATTCATTgcttcagtgaagttatttctatcatTTTCTGTGTGGACATTAATGACTATGAACAACTGCTAGATAAGAATCATGAGAAAACAAAATTGTTGGACAGCATCTTGGTTGCCACAAACACTCCAgttataatttttttcaataagAAGGATCAATTTAAGCACTCAGGCTCTATTACATATGACCATATTCACAAGCAGGTTTTGCACGAGGAACTGAATAATCCCAAATATTTGATCTTCGGGTTTTTTTCATGTGCCCAAGACACTCAAAACATGAGGAATGTAAGCAAATCGTTGTGGTCCGTCATTTTCAGTCCTTttgtg ATAAACTTTCTGTTCACGAGAGACACAAAGTACTGTACTGGAGCCAATCGGAAGCCAAGGGATTAA